Proteins encoded by one window of Pyrinomonadaceae bacterium:
- a CDS encoding M56 family metallopeptidase — MYELLGISLGLAALLTVNAVTSFAGTGLWRLLRAPLQRCSARTRAELLFAFRVAPLLLSMMFVAGFLIPAYLLHEPYGTNEVVSGKLATLAVLSATGVLLAVSRGVRSWLATRRLLKAWLNAATPITLAGVAIPTFKLTHAFPVLAVVGSFRPRLFVTEQVLTTLTADELHSAIAHEVAHLSARDNLKRSLLRACGDALLMIPCGRSLDRAWAETAESAADEYAARTSSSAAVNMAAALVKVARMVPHGSRAVVPVAAFLVGNEEDRGIKARVRRLLEIASNHEMGARTFVRHRRLLPLALLLMPLAIAVVHHTNSEVLASLHQLIERVVHL, encoded by the coding sequence ATGTACGAACTGCTGGGAATCAGCCTGGGATTGGCCGCGTTACTAACCGTGAACGCAGTGACTTCGTTTGCGGGCACCGGTCTCTGGCGTCTGCTCAGAGCGCCACTGCAGCGCTGCTCTGCCCGCACGCGCGCCGAGTTGCTTTTCGCTTTCCGCGTCGCGCCGCTGTTGCTTTCGATGATGTTCGTGGCGGGATTCCTAATTCCTGCGTATCTGCTGCACGAGCCGTACGGCACAAATGAAGTCGTCTCTGGAAAATTGGCGACGCTCGCCGTTCTTTCGGCGACTGGCGTACTGCTGGCGGTTTCGCGCGGCGTGCGTTCGTGGCTGGCGACCCGGCGACTATTGAAGGCGTGGCTCAACGCGGCCACTCCGATCACGCTCGCGGGGGTTGCGATTCCAACCTTCAAACTCACGCACGCGTTTCCTGTGCTCGCCGTCGTCGGCAGCTTTCGTCCTCGTTTGTTCGTCACCGAACAAGTCCTGACCACGCTCACTGCGGATGAGCTTCACTCAGCCATCGCGCACGAGGTCGCCCATCTCAGTGCGCGCGACAACCTGAAACGCTCGTTGCTCCGCGCGTGTGGCGATGCGCTGCTGATGATTCCCTGCGGCCGATCGCTTGACCGCGCATGGGCCGAGACCGCTGAGTCTGCGGCTGACGAATACGCGGCCCGGACGAGTTCGTCGGCGGCCGTTAATATGGCCGCGGCCCTGGTGAAAGTCGCGCGCATGGTTCCGCACGGATCGCGCGCGGTCGTCCCGGTCGCAGCGTTTCTGGTCGGCAACGAAGAAGACCGGGGAATAAAAGCGCGTGTCAGGCGGCTTCTGGAGATCGCGTCAAACCACGAAATGGGTGCCCGAACCTTTGTGCGTCACCGGCGCTTACTGCCCCTCGCGTTGCTCTTGATGCCCTTGGCGATCGCCGTGGTTCATCACACTAACTCTGAAGTTCTCGCGTCTCTGCATCAGCTGATCGAACGCGTCGTTCATCTCTAA
- a CDS encoding MFS transporter encodes MAATSNRKHAIRFIVAMGIVSLFADMTYEGAHSIIGPYLKDLGASATQVGLIAGFGELIAATLRLVSGKLADKTRAYWTITFLGYAMNLTVVPGLAFAQNWQGAALFVVAERTGKGLRGPSKDVLLSGATKTVGHGWGFGLHAAMDQTGAVLGPLFMAAIVARENSFGPAFLWLALPGVVAFTTLFVARTMRPEEPEPPPELTQKRLPGFFWVYVVAAGLLACGFVDFALLAYHFQNAQLARPAAIPLYYAVAMGVAGLSALVFGRLFDRYGLRILAVAIAVALFALPLGFLGGPVAVVLSAACWATGLGAQNSILRSGIAQVISMNKRGTAYGAFNAVYGLLWFAGSVVMGILYDYSITALVVFGIAAQLIAGVMFLMLHGKITAAAKAQ; translated from the coding sequence ATGGCGGCGACCTCCAATCGTAAACACGCAATTAGGTTCATTGTCGCAATGGGCATTGTGAGCTTGTTCGCGGACATGACCTATGAAGGCGCGCACAGCATCATTGGGCCTTACCTGAAAGACCTCGGCGCGTCGGCGACACAAGTGGGACTTATCGCCGGGTTCGGGGAGTTGATCGCGGCGACGCTGCGTCTGGTTTCAGGCAAGCTTGCGGACAAAACGCGCGCGTACTGGACGATCACTTTCCTTGGTTACGCTATGAACCTGACGGTTGTGCCTGGGCTGGCGTTCGCGCAGAACTGGCAAGGCGCGGCATTGTTCGTGGTCGCCGAGCGCACGGGCAAAGGTCTGCGGGGGCCTTCGAAAGATGTGCTGTTGTCCGGGGCGACGAAAACCGTTGGCCACGGTTGGGGATTCGGCTTGCACGCGGCGATGGATCAAACGGGCGCAGTCCTGGGCCCGCTTTTCATGGCCGCGATCGTCGCGCGCGAAAATTCATTTGGACCGGCGTTTCTGTGGTTAGCCCTGCCGGGAGTAGTAGCGTTCACAACGTTGTTCGTCGCGCGCACCATGCGGCCGGAAGAGCCGGAGCCCCCGCCGGAGTTAACTCAAAAACGGCTGCCCGGTTTTTTCTGGGTCTACGTGGTTGCCGCGGGACTGCTGGCATGCGGCTTCGTTGATTTTGCGCTGCTGGCTTATCACTTTCAGAATGCGCAACTGGCAAGGCCGGCGGCGATTCCTTTGTACTACGCCGTGGCGATGGGTGTGGCCGGGTTGAGCGCGCTCGTCTTTGGGCGACTGTTCGATCGCTACGGCCTTCGCATACTCGCGGTGGCGATTGCGGTGGCCTTGTTCGCTCTGCCACTCGGTTTTCTGGGAGGACCGGTTGCCGTAGTGCTGAGCGCAGCCTGCTGGGCCACCGGTCTCGGGGCGCAGAATTCAATTCTTCGTTCGGGCATCGCGCAAGTCATTTCGATGAACAAACGCGGCACTGCTTACGGAGCTTTCAATGCCGTGTATGGGTTGCTGTGGTTTGCCGGCAGCGTCGTGATGGGAATTCTCTACGATTACTCGATCACCGCGCTGGTCGTGTTTGGAATTGCGGCGCAGTTAATTGCGGGCGTTATGTTCCTGATGCTACACGGGAAGATAACCGCCGCAGCCAAAGCTCAGTGA